One region of Solanum pennellii chromosome 6, SPENNV200 genomic DNA includes:
- the LOC107021441 gene encoding mannose-6-phosphate isomerase 1-like — MEEVNGGLIKLICCVKKSDWGRIGQESTVARLYYRNTGINIDQNQPYAEFWMGTHESGPSYVGDTECLTLKEWIERNPRVLGETVLNKWGTDFPFLFKVLSVAKPLSIQAHPDKDLATSLHKEQPSAYKDDNHKPEMALALTQFEALCGFVSLEELKVIVRTTPEIVEVVGNSKAEQVLNLNGDEGKEEIRLLLQSVFTDIMTVCKDVTAEVLAKLISRLNFEGQARHLTEKEQLILQLEKQYPADVGVLAAYLLNYVKLNPGEALYLGSNEPHAYLYGESVECMANSDNVIRAGLTPKQRDVKILCSMLTYKQGFPDILKGTVVNPYTKRYLPPFDEFEVDRCILPQNSTTVFASIPGPSIFLVVEGEGTMTTSSNKVVAEGDVLFASANTSITVATVSGLHLYRAGVSSRLFELHK, encoded by the exons ATGGAGGAGGTAAATGGTGGGTTGATCAAGTTGATCTGTTGTGTTAAAAAATCTGATTGGGGCCGCATTGGTCAGGAATCTACTGTTGCACGTCTCTATTATCGAAATACTGGAATCAACATTGATCAGAATCAGCCCTATGCTGAATTTTGGATGGGCACACACGAATCTGGCCCGTCGTATGTTGGGGATACAGAATGTCTGACATTGAAGGAATGGATTGAAAGAAACCCTAGAGTACTTGGAGAAACTGTTCTGAACAAGTGGGGTACCGATTTCCCCTTTCTCTTTAAG gTATTATCTGTTGCCAAACCTTTGTCCATACAGGCCCATCCAGACAAGGATTTGGCCACTTCTTTGCATAAAGAGCAGCCTTCTGCTTACAAGGATGACAATCACAAACCTGAGATGGCTTTGGCGCTGACACAATTTGAAGCTTTATGTGGGTTTGTCAGTCTTGAG GAGCTCAAAGTGATTGTTCGTACTACACCTGAGATTGTGGAAGTGGTTGGTAATTCAAAAGCCGAGCAAGTCCTAAACTTGAATGGCGATGAGGGGAAGGAGGAAATTAGATTACTACTACAATCAGTATTTACTGACATAATGACTGTTTGCAAGGATGTGACTGCTGAAGTGTTAGCCAAGCTGATCAGTCGCCTAAACTTTGAAGGCCAG GCGAGGCATCTAACTGAAAAAGAACAACTGATTCTACAACTTGAGAAGCAGTATCCAGCTGATGTTGGTGTCTTAGCTGCATACTTGTTAAATTATGTGAAACTCAACCCTGGTGAAGCTTTATATTTAGGCTCAAATGAGCCTCATGCATATTTATATGGTGAATCTGTTGAATGCATGGCAAATTCAGATAACGTGATACGTGCTGGTCTAACTCCAAAGCAACGAGATGTTAAGATACTTTGTTCAATGCTCACATACAAACAG GGTTTTCCTGATATTCTGAAAGGTACTGTGGTTAATCCCTACACAAAGAGATACCTCCCTCCTTTTGATGAATTCGAGGTGGACCGTTGCATTCTTCCACAAAACTCAACTACTGTATTTGCTTCCATTCCTGGTCCTTCCATTTTTTTGGTCGTGGAAGGAGAGGGAACGATGACCACATCATCGAACAAGGTAGTTGCTGAAGGTGATGTCTTATTTGCATCTGCAAATACCAGTATAACTGTTGCAACCGTGTCTGGTTTGCATCTATATAGAGCAGGAGTTAGCAGCAGGTTGTTTGAGTTGCATAAATAG